In Stanieria sp. NIES-3757, the DNA window GAGACAGTTAATCACAAAATAAGGCAAAATCGCAGGAGTAATTTGTACAGCTAACCAAGATAAAGCGTAGATTCCTACCAACATTAATAAAGGTTGATTGCACAAAATTGTCTTGATTCCCTGCCAACTATAGCGAGAGGTAGATTTTGGCGTATGAGGATGTTCATCGATCTTCCAACAACTAGAAACAATTGATACCACTGTAAAGGCGGCACAAATCAATCCCAACTGAAATAACTGTTGTCGTGGATTGTAAATCCAATGGGCAATTAATTGAGATAATAAAAGTGAGCCAATACACCCAGCCAGAGAAAAGCCAAAGCGCATACTATTGAGGCGGAGATGATCGCTATGATCATCACTTAAATCTGTAATCAAGGCACCATAAGGTACTACAAAAGCACTAGCAGCAGTCTGAAACAAGAGAGCGATCGCTAAATAATAACCAAACTTCAGCCAGTCTTGGTTAGGAGGAATCCACCACAGTAAAAAGAAACTAAATCCTAAGATTGGCGCACTGGCAAGCATCCAAATTCTTCTTCTTCCCCAAGCACAAGTAGTGCGATCGCTTAAAACTCCTACTAATAAAGTGCTAATCGCACTCCAACAGTTACTTAGTAACAATATGATTCCTGCTAAATTGGCAGGTAGTCCTGCTACCGTAGTCAAAAAGAAGAAAAAAAAGACAACTAGAATATTTCCAGCCATCGAAGGACCAAAATCAGCAACACCATAGGCTAATTGGGTGGAAAAACTTAGTTTTTCTCCTTGAGAAGGATTTTCTCTCATTTACACTAATTTTTTTATTTTTTAAAGTCAGTTTTACTATCGTCAAAATTGGTTCTGTCTAAATAGACTTGTTCCAACTAAAAAGTATTAAAATTTGTCAAAATTAATTAACCTTCAGCAAAATAAATTTGCTAAATGAAGGTAAATATATCAAGAAAATGAAATATTTGTAAACCAACTTTAGATGAATCTCAAATTTAATTGAGTCACTTCAAAAAAAACGGGATCAACTGTTTTGCATTTAAGAAAATTAGGTCATCTTTTGAAGCAAACCTTCAATTTTGGTAATTGAGATCATTCAACATCTTTGTCAGCCAAGATTATTTCCCAAGATATCTTAATTCTCGTCAGCCTTTTACTGATGCGTCTGGCCTGTTCAACCAACAAATTGCCAAAGATTAATCTCTGTTTCGGTAAACTAATTTTTGGTATTTGTCACTCAATCTTTAGGTAGATTTTTTTAGTAAAATGCTTTTTTATTTAATTAAACAAATCTTTCTAAATATTTATCTTAACATGAGCAATTAAAGCTGAGAAAAAATACTTCAGTTAAAAGCGATCGCGTCAGAACTAGATTAATTAGAAGAAGTAAAAATTTGCTTTCTTATACTCCAGTTTTTATTAGTTGGTAATTATTGATTAATCCATAACAATCTAAAAAGTCCAAACTCTCTAATCTGGTTGACTTGGATCAACACAAATTCTAATTTTTTGATAAAGTAATCTTAAGATTAAGTCTCTATATATTTTTGGGCTAAAAATGGATTTATCAAATTTAGATTCTCAAACTATTGACCGTATTATTGAAATGGCATGGGAAGATCGCACCCCTTTTGCAGCTATTGAACTTCAATTTGGTTTACTAGAAAAAGAAGTAATTGCTTTAATGCGACAAGAAATGAAATCCTCTAGTTTCAAGATGTGGCGCAAACGAGTTACGGGACGCAAAACTAAACATTTACAAAAAAGAGATTTTTTTGTTGGTAGATTTAAATCTGCTCGTCAAAAAACGTAGAGCTAATTAATTAAAATTAAACCACTAAAATTTATAATTAAAAACCTGTTTCAATCATCCCTAGAAGTGATATACTATTTTTTCAAGCTTTCACATCTTTAATAATTACTATTTTAACTCTAAATCACTCAGAGCCGATTTCGAGAATTTGTTGATTTAAACTGGCTACTGTTTATACTAGGTTGCATTCAGCAATATTATAAAATTCTTGTGCCAAGACGGTTAGAAATGACCCCAAATCAGATTAAACTATCGATCGTTGATGACGACCCGATCTTTCGCCTTGGTTTTTGTACTGCCTTAGCATCTGTCCCTGGTTTTCGAGTTATTGCTCAAGCAGATACTATCGCTAACCTATTACAACAATTGACCCAAGGATTTATTCCTGATATTTTGATTTTAGAATTAGCTATCGGTCGTTTTGGCGGAAAGAATTTATCTGCTTTACAACTTTGCCAACAATTAGCACAACAATATCCTAATGTAGCTATTTTCATTCTTACTTCTGTAACCGAACCTGAAGCATTACTTACCGCTAAAGCATTAGGAGTGAGAGGTTACTGTCCCAAAGGTAGCAATTTTGAGACAATTGTGTTTGCCTTACGTCGTCTTGCTAGTGGAGGAATTTATTGGCAAGAAGAAAATCTTCCTACTCCTAATTTATGGCAAAACTTTTTAGTTCAGTTGGGTAATTCAGGTAGACAACAAATTCAAGATAGTATCAATCAAATTAATACTCAGTTAACAGATCATAATTCATCTACTTTAGATCGATTATTTTGGTCTGGTCGCAAGCGAGAATTGTTAGTCGCTCGTTGGTTGGTTAATCGTCTTACTTCAAATAAATATAATTCTAGTGGGGAACGAGTTTCTTTACCAAAAACATTGCCAGAAACTCAAGATAATTTAGTTTTACCACCACCTAAATTAACTTTAGCTAAAATTGCTCGAGATTCTGTTGCTGCGCAAATTTTTAGAAATATTTTTGCTCAAATTCAATTGGGAACAGTTAATTGTACGGGAATTATTTTAGAAATTGATATTTTAAGAACTGCCAAAAAACAAGAGCTGTTATACATTGTTCTTAATCACATTATTAAATATTTAGAAGAGTTATCAACCAAGGAAATTTTGCTTGAAGAAATTGAACCAACTTTATGGTTGATTTGGCAAGAAACAACGATTGATTTTTGGAAAAAAAATGTCGATGATTCTCTTTTAATTACCGATCAAGAATTGAGCAAAATTTTGACTCAAGAATTTGCGCTCATTCAAAAAAACATTTTTCAAGATAATCCTTTTATTTTAGAACTATTTGAATATTTATTATGGGAAAAACCCTTGATAATTGATAATATTTCTTATCGACCTGAAGCTCTTGAAGCGATGATCAGAGCAGAATATTTATTAGAAAATTTATTGATTCAAATTGCTAATAGCGTCATGCAGTTTATTTTAAATAACTTTTATGATTTAGAAATATTTAAATATAATCTTTATCATCGTAACTATCGCAGTTCTAGAGAAATTGCTCGTTTTCGTAATGAATTATCTTGGCGATATCGTCTCGAAAAATATTGGAACAATCCTCAAAATATTTTTGAAAGTCGTTATCGTCTGCTAACACTACAACAACAAACGATTCAAACTCGATTTATTTATGCACCACGAATAACCGAACTGGAACGTTTAGAAGGATTGCCTTGGTCAACTACAATTATCTTAGAAACCAGAGATGCGATCGCTCCTAGACTACGTTCAATTATAGCTGCTGCTGGTCGTGGTTTAGTTTATATTTTGACTCAAGTAATTGGGAGAGGAATTGGTTTAATTGGGAAAGGAATTATTCAGGGAATTGGTAGTACCGTTCAACCGCCTTACTACAATCAAAAAGAGGATTTTTTGAGAAATAAAAGCGATCGCTAGGGGTTCACGTCCTTTGGTAGCGGTCTCAGCTTCGCTGAGGCACTTCGTGGTCGCAACAACTAATATAATAAAAAAATTATAAGCACCCAAAAATTATATAACTTGGGTGCGTCTTACTATATACCAGCAATATTATATTTTTTACGCTGGCGTTGTTTAAAGTTTGATTTTATTTACTTATCTATACATATATAATAAATTGTCTACTTAATCCCAATAGATTTTCTTAATATTTTTTTTAGATTGTTACAAAAATACTTGTTTAAAATAGATTATCTCAACTACCTATTTGGAAGATTGCAACATAAAAATGTAAAAAAAGTGTTGAATTGAGTTAATTAATTAACTTTTTCTTTACAAAATACGCTTAAATTGAAAGTATTGTAAGTGAGACTGTTGATGATACTGATGCAGGAAACCTCAAAAACAAATAAGAGGTTACATACTTTTAGCCCCCGCGAACTCATGCCCTTGCAACCAGAGCATTTTTGGCTACTCAAACAAGGGGTAGTCAAAACTTGTACTTGGAACGAAGAGGGTACAGCCATAACGTTAGGCTATTGGGGTTCAGGAGATATTGTCGGTCATTCCTTATCTCTGGTCAATCCCTATCAAATTGAATGTTTAACTACTGTGGAGGCAATTTGTGTTCCTCTGCGTCAGTGTGACTGGTTATCCGATTCAATTTGTCGCCATATTCAACAAACCGAAGAACTGTTATATATAGTTAGATCGGAACGTATGTATCACCGTTTGTTAAAAATACTAATTTGGCTGGCACGTAAATTTGGTAGAGAAGTAGAACGAGGAAAGTTAATCGATTTGCCTTTAACTCATCAGGAGTTAGCTGAAATTATTGGCACTACTAGAGTAACTGTAACTAAATTGATTAATCAATTAGAACAAGAAGGCGTGATTGCTCGTCCTCGTCGTAATTTAATAATTTTACAAAGCGATCGCTCTTAAATTTTAGTTGAACGCTTTTTTGTTAAGAATCGTTAAGATGAATACAGGTTAACAATAGAGTCAATGATCTTTTAGTCATTGGCTTTATTATTGCTAGAATCCTAAGTTTGCTAAAGAATCTGTGAAAGTTTTTATCGATCTCGAACCAACCAAACGGCGTAATTTACTAACCTTATTTACTACTGGTTTACTATTTTGGTTTAGTATTACCTCTTTGTTACCAGTATTGCCTCTTTATATCAAAGATATAGGAGGAACAAAGCAGCAAATTGGGTTAGTGATGGGCTGTTTTGCTATTGGTTTGCTTCTATCTCGTACCTGGTTAGGACAATTAGCTGATTCTCAAGGACGAAAAATTTCGATTTTAATTGGTGCTGCGGTAGTTGGGATTGCGCCTTTAGGGTATCTAGTTGCCAACTCGGTTTCTTTATTAATGATCTTGAGAGCATTTCACGGCATTAGTATTTCTGGTTTTACCACTGGTTATAGTGCCTTAGTGGTCGATATTTCTCCACCCAAGCAACGAGGAGAATTAATCGGTTATATGAGTTTGGCAATTCCCATCGGTATGGCATTAGGTCCGGCTTTAGGAGGATATCTTCAAGTTACATGGGGCTATACACCATTATTTTTAGTGTCTGCGATCGCAGGATTAATTGCTTTAATCTGTGCTAGTCAAGTTAAAGAAGAATTGAATTTAAAGACTCAAGATAGTAATCAACAGCTTGAATTAGAACCTAGTCGAAGTTTTGGTGAACTAATTAAAAATTCTTCTTTTGTGATTCCAGGAATAATTATGTTGCTAATTGGCTTAGTTTTTGGTACCTTAGCAACTTTTTTACCCCTCTACATTCAAGAAACAAAATTAGATTTTAATGCAGGATTGTTTTATGCCGTAGCTGCGATCGCATCTTTTATTGCTCGCGTAGTGGTAGGAAAAGCTTCGGATACTTGGGGACGTGGGTTATTTATTACCTTTAGCTTGATTTGTTATACCATTTCCATGCTTTTACTCGCAGATGCAACTCTACCCTCGATTTTTATTCTAGCTGCTTTTGTTGAAGGGACAGGTGCAGGAATCTTAATTCCCATGTTAATTGCCTTGATGTCCGATCGCTCTTATATCACTGAAAGAGGGAAAGTTTACGCCATTTGTATTGGTGGCTTTGATTTAGGTGTTGCGATCGCAGGACCCATTCTTGGTTCCTTGGCTTTGATCGTTAGCTATTCTACGATGTTTTATTTGTCAGGCGGACTAGCTGCGATCGCTTTATTGGTTTTTCTAACTAAATCTAGTAAAAACTTGGGTCATTCTTTGCGATTCGCTTTAGGAAAAGAAGGCGATGTTTACGCTATTGAATAATATGACAGTTTTCAACTGAATAAGGTACAATCTAGCATTCTGATTTTTATTAATAGTAGGGGCAAGGCACTGCCTTGCCCCTACTGGTAACTGTCAAACTGAATTTCTATGAATGCCCAAAAATTTTGTTCCCTGTTTTGTTTATCTGTTTTATCTACGTTGTTGCTCAATGCTTGTAGCAAACCTCAAGCTAATAACAGTCAAGGAGGAGATAGTAGCACACTAAAATTATTATATTGGCAAGCACCAACTATTCTGAATCCTCATCTTTCCACAGGATTTAAAGATGCTGAAGCTAGTCGCATTACTCTAGAACCTCTAGCTAGTTTTAATAACAATAATGAATTAGTTCCAATTCTCGCGGAGGTAATTCCTTCAGAAACAAATGGTGGTTTAGCTGCTGATGGCAAATCAGTTACTTGGAAACTGAAACAGGGAATTAAATGGTCTGATGGAACTCCGTTTACTGCTGCTGATGTAGTCTTTACTTATCAGTTTATAACTAATCCTCAAGTTGGTTCGGTTTCAGCAGGAACTTATGAAGTAATTCAAAGTGTAGAAGCCATCGATGACCATACAGTTAAAATTAATTTTAAAGAAGTTAATCCGGCTTGGGCTTTAGTTTTTGTCGGTACCGAAGGAATGATTCTTCCCAAACATATTTACGAAGCTTACAACGGTGCTAATGCCAGAGAAGCACCAGCCAATCTTAAACCTGTAGGAACAGGAGCTTATCGAGTAGTAGAATTTAGACCAGGTGATACCGTAATTTATGAACCTAACCCCGAATTTCGTCAAGCAGAAGGATTAGGTTTTCAAAGAGTTGAACTAAAAGGTGGTGGTGATGCCACTTCCGCTGCTAGGGCAGTATTACAAACAGGGGATGCTGATTATGCTTATAATTTACAAGTTGAAGCTCCGATTTTAAAAGAACTAGAAGCTGCTGGAAGGGGAAAAGTAGTAGCTAATTACGGTGCTTTAATGGAACGCATTATTATCAATCATAGCGATCCTAACCAGACTACAGCCGAAAGCGAACGTTCTAGTGTCAAAATTCCTCATCCCTTCTTTAGCGATCGCAATGTACGTCAGGCTTTAAATTTAGCTATTGACCGCGATACTATTACTCAACAATTATACGGAGTTACAGGAAAAGCTACTGCTAATTTTTTGGTCGCACCAGAACAATATGCTTCTCCTAATACCAGTTATGAATTTAACCTCGAACAAGCAGGTAAATTATTAGATCAAGCAGGATGGCGAGATACTAACGGCAATGGTACTAGAGATAAAAATGGGATGGAGATGCAAATCGTCTTTCAAACTTCAGTCAACCCTCTACGTCAAAAAACTCAAGCCATTGTTAAACAAAATCTGCAATCTTTAGGGATAGGAGTGGAATTAAAAAGTATCGATCCTGGGGTTTATTTTTCTAGCGATCCTGCTAATAACGATACAGTAGAACATTTTTATGCCGATCTACAAATGTATACTTCAGGTAATACTAATCCCGATCCTGGTGCTTATATGCAGTTTATGACTTGCGCTCAAATTCCGCAAAAGGCTAATAATTGGACAGGGGATAATAATGCTCGCTATTGTAATCCCAAATATGATGCTTTATGGCAACAATCGAGTAAACAATTAGATGAGGAAAAGAGAACCCAACTATTTATTCAAATGAATGATTTATTAATTGATGAAGTTGCTATCATTCCTTTAGTTCATCGTGCTGATGTAGTGGCTTTTAGTAATAATCTGACTGGTTATGAAGTGACTCCTTGGGATTTACGTACCTGGGATATTATGAACTGGAAACGTCAGCAGGAGTAAAATAGTTTTAACTTTTTCAAGTTAAAAATTATCAAAAATATTTTTGAAAGAGCAAAATGGTTTCTTTAGCTAAATGGTCGATTACAGATTATCACAAAATGATCGAAGCAGGGATTTTACAGAACCGCCATATTCAATTGATTGATGGAGAATTAATCGAAATGAGTCCAGAAGGCGTAATTCATGCAGCTTATGGCGGTAGTATAGCTGATTATTTACGTCAAATCTTAATAGGAAAAGCTTGGATTCGCGAAGCACACCCAATTACTCTGACCAATTCTGAACCAGAACCAGATCTTGCTATAGTTAAATTACCTAAAAACAAATATTTTCAACATCACCCAACCTTTCAAGATATTTATTGGTTAATTGAAATTTCTGATACAACTTTAGCCTACGATTTAAGTAAAAAGAAAGAAATTTATGCGACAGAAAATATTCAAGAATATTGGGTTTTAGATATTAAAAATAAACAATTAATTGTATTTACTACCCCACAAAATAATAATTATCTTGCTCAATTGATATTAAATAAAGGGATAGTTAAACCTATTGCTTTTCCTAATCTTTCAATCTCAGTAGAAAAATTGTTTGAGCAATAAATTGAATTGACAAACTTAAAGCTATTTTCAGTGTTATGGAACAGTTAATCTAGTTTACCTAATTGAGCATGAAGTATGCCGAATATAATACTTACTTTGAAAGCTGCTGTAAGTTATGATGACTAAATAGCTCAGAAAATATTGAGAATAATGGTAGCTGATCGATCTAATCTACTCACTTCAATTATTCCACCTCTAGAAAACGGCGATCGCTTGACTCGCGATGAATTTGAACGGCGTTATGCTGCCATGCTTCATCTAAAAAAAGTCGAATTAATTGAAGGAGTTGTCTACCAGCCAGCAGCATTAAGATTTAGAAGTCATGGTCAACCTCATGCTAATATTATTGGTTGGCTATGGTTTTATAAAATTGCGACTTCTGGTGTGGAATTAGGAGATAATGCTACTGTTCGTTTAGATTTAGATAACGAACCTCAACCAGATGCGGTATTACTCATTAATGGCGGACAAGCAAGAATATCCGAAGATGACTACATTGAAGGCGCACCAGAATTAATAGCAGAGGTAGCTGCGAGTAGTGCTACTTACGACTTATATGATAAAAAACGAGCCTATAGACGCAATGGAGTACAAGAATATCTTGTCTGGCGAGTATATGATCAGGAATTAGATTGGTTTAGTTTAAAAGCAGGAGAATATCTCAAATTAGAACCAGATGACGAAGGTATTATTCGTTCTCAAATCTTTCCTGGTTTGTGGTTAGCAACGCCTCAACTATTATCTGGGAAAATGAATCAAGTATTGGCAGTATTGCAGCAAGGATTGAATTCACCAGAACATCAAGAGTTTAGTCAACGTCTTTCTAGTTAGAGATGTTGTACCAACCTAAACCAATATCTTAATTTACTTGAAAAGCTTACCACTACCATCAATAAAATGGTATAAAGATAGAAATGGCAATGGAGCTTGCCGAAACCGCCCTTTGTTATTGAGTTTTTTATAATACTTAAGAGGCTGATAGCTCCTACTCTTCCGACTTGTAGCGGAAAGGTAGGTTCATAGATGCCCTTAATTAAACTTTCTGTTGCAAGTCACGTTATTCAATCGATTCATCTTTAACGTAGCGTGATGTTAGCAAGTATTATTTTGATTTTACTAATCGGTTTTTTTGTCGGGCAAATTGCTCGACGACTGAAAGTTCCTGCCTTGGTAGGTATGGTACTAGTTGGTATTCTGTTAGGTTCCCAAGTAGCGAAGGTTCTTAGTTCAGATGTTCTAGATGCTGCCGATTCTTTCCGTACTATTGCCGTGATGGTAATTTTGATGAAAGCAGGATTAGGACTTGATCGCGAAAAATTGGCTCAACAGGGAACTGTAGCGTTGCGCTTAGGTTTTTTACCTGCTGCTTGCGAAGCGATCGCTATTGCTATTGCTGCTATCTGGTTATTCCAATTTAATTTTTGGACTGGATTGCTATTAGGCTGCATTATTGGGGCAGAATCACCTGCGGTAATTGTACCAGGGATGCTGCGCTTAAAAAGTTTGGGTTGGGGAGTCCAAAAAGGAATTCCTGATGCGATTTTAACAGGGAGCGCACTTTCTGACGTGCTGCTTTTGTTGGTGTTTAGTCTACTGCTGGCTTTTTTATCCCAGGAAGCGACGACAGGTATTACTGTCTTAGGAATAATTACTCTTAGTCCTTTGCAGTTATTACCATTTCAAGTCATCATCCAAATGGTTTTGGGGGTACTCTTGGGATGGGTAACCGCTCAAATACTAGTATTACTGCTAGCCAAACAAAATTGGACTCAAACGACAGTTCAGGATTCTTTAGTGGCTGCTAGCTTTGCTTTATTGTTAGTAGTAATAGCGGAAAATTTTCCTGTTTTTTCTGGCTATTTAGCTGTCATGGCAACAGGATTTTTCTTGATTGAGTTAGACACACCTTTAGCAAGACGTTTGCGAAATGGCTTTGACAATTTGTGGACAATTGCTGAAATTATTTTGTTTGTGCTGTTGGGAGCAAGTATTCAACTCAATGTTTTAGGCGATACTTTATTGATTGGTTTACTAGTGTTGATAATCGGAACACTAATTGGTAGATCTTTAGGTTGGTACCTTTCCACCCTTGGTAGTAACTGGACTTGGAAAGAACGTTTATTTTTACTACCAGGAAATTCAGCTAAGGCAACGGTACAAGCAGCCATTGGGGCGATTCCATTGACTCAAGGTATTTCAGGAGGAGACACAATTTTAGCGATCGCAGCCCTGTCAATTTTGGTTACAGCACCTTTAGGCGCTTGGGCAATTCCAACTTTTGCTCCCAAACTGCTTGAAAAAGGTGAGGTCGATCCGACTAAAGTTTCGATTAATCGGCGTATTATTCTTTTAGCTGCTGTAGACACTTCTTCCCTATCAACTCAAGTTTTGACCAAAGCAGCAGAATTAGCTCGTCGCAGTAATGGTGAAGTATTGGTACTGCACGTGATTCGAGTCAATGATCCCCAAGGAGTTAAACGTTTGCAGGAGCAAACCAAACGAATTTTAGCCGACATTCGCCATCAATTTATGACAACCTTCGGATCAGTGCCAGAAGAAATTGTTCTTACCGCACAAAAGTATGAAGTTACTGAAATTGTCATCGGTAAACGTGGACATCGCCCGTTTGATCAAGTTTTAGTAGGTTCGGTTTCTCAATCTGTTTTGGAGATGAGTCAGTTACCCGTTTTAGTGGTTGAAGATGAGCAAATTACTTTGAATGTTGACTAAGTTGAGTTGTAGGGGAAGTCTTCTCGTCAGCAAAGATAAAATAATCTAGGTAAAACATATTAGAGGCGATATGGTAACGAGAAGAATTGTAGAATTGTTAAAAAACGGTCAACCACATGAATCCGTAACTATTCAAGGTTGGGTGCGGACTAAACGCGAACTTAAAGACTTTTCCTTTATGGAAGTTAATGATGGTTCGTCTTTAGCTAATCTGCAAGTAGTTCTCGATGCCAGCTTACCAGATTACGAGCAGCTACTCAAAAAAATTAATACAGGTGCCTCGGTAGAAGTCTTAGGAACGTTAGTCGCATCGGTGGGAAAAGGACAAAGAATTGAACTGAAAGCTGATTCTGCCCAAGTCTATGGAGAAGCAGATCCTGAAACCTATCCTCTACAAAAGAAACGTCACTCGTTTGAATTTTTACGTAATATCAGTCATTTGCGATCGCGTACTAATACTTTAGGTGCAGTATTTCGGGTACGTAATGCTTGTGCTGCTGCCATTCATCAGTTTTTTCAAGACAGAGGTTTTTTATGGATCCACAGTCCCATTATTACTGCTAGTGATTGTGAGGGTGCAGGCGAATTATTTACCGTTACCAGTTTGGATTTAAATAAAATTCCGAAAACCCCTCAAGGAGAAGTTGATTATAGTCAAGATTTCTTTGGCAAACCAGCTTATTTAACTGTCAGTGGACAATTACAAGCTGAAGTTATGGCAATGGCGTTTCAAAATGTTTATACTTTTGGACCTACTTTCCGTGCAGAAAATTCTAATACTTCTAGACATTTAGCAGAGTTTTGGATGGTAGAACCAGAAATGGCTTTTTGCGATCTTGAAGGCGATCAAAATTTGGCAGAAGAGTTTCTAAAATATATGTTTCAATATGTCCTGGATCGTTGTCCAGAAGACATGGAATTCTTTAATAAATGGGTCGATCAAACTGTTTTAGCGACAGCCGATAATATTATCAATAATGAATTTGAACGGATTACTTATACTGAAGCTGTTAATTTACTAGAAAAAGCTGATAAA includes these proteins:
- a CDS encoding putative sodium:galactoside symporter protein, with protein sequence MRENPSQGEKLSFSTQLAYGVADFGPSMAGNILVVFFFFFLTTVAGLPANLAGIILLLSNCWSAISTLLVGVLSDRTTCAWGRRRIWMLASAPILGFSFFLLWWIPPNQDWLKFGYYLAIALLFQTAASAFVVPYGALITDLSDDHSDHLRLNSMRFGFSLAGCIGSLLLSQLIAHWIYNPRQQLFQLGLICAAFTVVSIVSSCWKIDEHPHTPKSTSRYSWQGIKTILCNQPLLMLVGIYALSWLAVQITPAILPYFVINCLKLNSAVVTQVVLLMQTTALVALFIWEPLSKQLGKKKVFALGSIIWIVAEIGLFYLQPGECFTMYSLAMVAGVGMSTTYFIPASMLPEVIDWDELTTGERREGLFYSILMFIYQITFAVGLFFVGQWLDWSGFQAAIPGPITLVQPHSALVAIRQAIVILPTTALIISLILTYFYPINSRVHQHTIVKLKKRRLATSTSS
- a CDS encoding response regulator receiver protein, whose protein sequence is MTPNQIKLSIVDDDPIFRLGFCTALASVPGFRVIAQADTIANLLQQLTQGFIPDILILELAIGRFGGKNLSALQLCQQLAQQYPNVAIFILTSVTEPEALLTAKALGVRGYCPKGSNFETIVFALRRLASGGIYWQEENLPTPNLWQNFLVQLGNSGRQQIQDSINQINTQLTDHNSSTLDRLFWSGRKRELLVARWLVNRLTSNKYNSSGERVSLPKTLPETQDNLVLPPPKLTLAKIARDSVAAQIFRNIFAQIQLGTVNCTGIILEIDILRTAKKQELLYIVLNHIIKYLEELSTKEILLEEIEPTLWLIWQETTIDFWKKNVDDSLLITDQELSKILTQEFALIQKNIFQDNPFILELFEYLLWEKPLIIDNISYRPEALEAMIRAEYLLENLLIQIANSVMQFILNNFYDLEIFKYNLYHRNYRSSREIARFRNELSWRYRLEKYWNNPQNIFESRYRLLTLQQQTIQTRFIYAPRITELERLEGLPWSTTIILETRDAIAPRLRSIIAAAGRGLVYILTQVIGRGIGLIGKGIIQGIGSTVQPPYYNQKEDFLRNKSDR
- a CDS encoding putative Transcriptional Regulator, Crp/Fnr family encodes the protein MPLQPEHFWLLKQGVVKTCTWNEEGTAITLGYWGSGDIVGHSLSLVNPYQIECLTTVEAICVPLRQCDWLSDSICRHIQQTEELLYIVRSERMYHRLLKILIWLARKFGREVERGKLIDLPLTHQELAEIIGTTRVTVTKLINQLEQEGVIARPRRNLIILQSDRS
- a CDS encoding major facilitator superfamily MFS_1; the encoded protein is MKVFIDLEPTKRRNLLTLFTTGLLFWFSITSLLPVLPLYIKDIGGTKQQIGLVMGCFAIGLLLSRTWLGQLADSQGRKISILIGAAVVGIAPLGYLVANSVSLLMILRAFHGISISGFTTGYSALVVDISPPKQRGELIGYMSLAIPIGMALGPALGGYLQVTWGYTPLFLVSAIAGLIALICASQVKEELNLKTQDSNQQLELEPSRSFGELIKNSSFVIPGIIMLLIGLVFGTLATFLPLYIQETKLDFNAGLFYAVAAIASFIARVVVGKASDTWGRGLFITFSLICYTISMLLLADATLPSIFILAAFVEGTGAGILIPMLIALMSDRSYITERGKVYAICIGGFDLGVAIAGPILGSLALIVSYSTMFYLSGGLAAIALLVFLTKSSKNLGHSLRFALGKEGDVYAIE
- a CDS encoding extracellular solute-binding protein family 5, producing MNAQKFCSLFCLSVLSTLLLNACSKPQANNSQGGDSSTLKLLYWQAPTILNPHLSTGFKDAEASRITLEPLASFNNNNELVPILAEVIPSETNGGLAADGKSVTWKLKQGIKWSDGTPFTAADVVFTYQFITNPQVGSVSAGTYEVIQSVEAIDDHTVKINFKEVNPAWALVFVGTEGMILPKHIYEAYNGANAREAPANLKPVGTGAYRVVEFRPGDTVIYEPNPEFRQAEGLGFQRVELKGGGDATSAARAVLQTGDADYAYNLQVEAPILKELEAAGRGKVVANYGALMERIIINHSDPNQTTAESERSSVKIPHPFFSDRNVRQALNLAIDRDTITQQLYGVTGKATANFLVAPEQYASPNTSYEFNLEQAGKLLDQAGWRDTNGNGTRDKNGMEMQIVFQTSVNPLRQKTQAIVKQNLQSLGIGVELKSIDPGVYFSSDPANNDTVEHFYADLQMYTSGNTNPDPGAYMQFMTCAQIPQKANNWTGDNNARYCNPKYDALWQQSSKQLDEEKRTQLFIQMNDLLIDEVAIIPLVHRADVVAFSNNLTGYEVTPWDLRTWDIMNWKRQQE
- a CDS encoding hypothetical protein (conserved hypothetical protein) is translated as MLASIILILLIGFFVGQIARRLKVPALVGMVLVGILLGSQVAKVLSSDVLDAADSFRTIAVMVILMKAGLGLDREKLAQQGTVALRLGFLPAACEAIAIAIAAIWLFQFNFWTGLLLGCIIGAESPAVIVPGMLRLKSLGWGVQKGIPDAILTGSALSDVLLLLVFSLLLAFLSQEATTGITVLGIITLSPLQLLPFQVIIQMVLGVLLGWVTAQILVLLLAKQNWTQTTVQDSLVAASFALLLVVIAENFPVFSGYLAVMATGFFLIELDTPLARRLRNGFDNLWTIAEIILFVLLGASIQLNVLGDTLLIGLLVLIIGTLIGRSLGWYLSTLGSNWTWKERLFLLPGNSAKATVQAAIGAIPLTQGISGGDTILAIAALSILVTAPLGAWAIPTFAPKLLEKGEVDPTKVSINRRIILLAAVDTSSLSTQVLTKAAELARRSNGEVLVLHVIRVNDPQGVKRLQEQTKRILADIRHQFMTTFGSVPEEIVLTAQKYEVTEIVIGKRGHRPFDQVLVGSVSQSVLEMSQLPVLVVEDEQITLNVD
- a CDS encoding asparaginyl-tRNA synthetase, with amino-acid sequence MVTRRIVELLKNGQPHESVTIQGWVRTKRELKDFSFMEVNDGSSLANLQVVLDASLPDYEQLLKKINTGASVEVLGTLVASVGKGQRIELKADSAQVYGEADPETYPLQKKRHSFEFLRNISHLRSRTNTLGAVFRVRNACAAAIHQFFQDRGFLWIHSPIITASDCEGAGELFTVTSLDLNKIPKTPQGEVDYSQDFFGKPAYLTVSGQLQAEVMAMAFQNVYTFGPTFRAENSNTSRHLAEFWMVEPEMAFCDLEGDQNLAEEFLKYMFQYVLDRCPEDMEFFNKWVDQTVLATADNIINNEFERITYTEAVNLLEKADKKFEFPVQWGIDLQSEHERYLAEELFKKPLIVTNYPKEIKAFYMRLNDDGKTVAAMDVLAPKIGEIIGGSQREERLAVLEERIQALDMETDSLWWYLDLRRYGTVPHAGFGLGFERIVQFMTGMGNIRDVIPFPRTPLSADF